One window of Mangrovibacterium diazotrophicum genomic DNA carries:
- a CDS encoding beta-galactosidase small subunit-related protein, whose protein sequence is MKKLFILIVCTLYLSSGWTQDGGFIQNRSKYIENTEVFELGQEEGRAFHIPDQNILLNGNWKFFYSDVPEGIPSDFFEMDFDDSEWDLIEVPSNWEMKGYGDRMFRNISLGYQYAQSEAARQNAGEFAVVPPKVPKEYNPTGAYRKSFDLPADWQGQEVFLHFEKIASASFVWVNGQEVGYNEGAQEPSEYNITSYLKPGKNEIAVFVLKFSDGYYLEGQDYWRLAGIFDDVWVYASPEVRLFDWQVITDFDESYTDSKLSLNIDIKNYGESTKDYKLNATLERSGRKIASFGSSKFSVKKGRQTINLSELIKQPEKWTSETPNLYDLKMELLDNEGKIIDQIQTKVGFQKTEIIGNVFYLNGVPVKLNGTNTHMQHPEMGHVVDEETIRKDMELLKQFNFNLVRISHYPPVNRYLELADEYGLFIVDEVGNECHATQYVSDMPEYTEMYRDRTRKAVLRDRNHPSILFWSAGNEAGEGENITEVVKEGKRLDPTRYWMYGGNDMVHPAEDIIGPRYPSPLQEEVNLGLDTTDSRPSFMDEYLSVTGNGGGALDEYWRVIYRHPRIMGGAIWDFVSNGLTDSVRILSDKSPFETPTYAMGNSKLVNGVNGKCLDLNGHDEWVEVYRSNNLEISGDQLSIMMDVFPRYLNSSAGSFLTKGSNQFGVIQNGKDSLDFYIFTKEKQTLSVPLPEIWENHWHNILATYDGAQMKLFIDGVEVGSAKVSGKIKNLPFPVNIGRNAEIHTQDTKDYVCDSKIDNVRLFAKAISPSSNLNPSDAVLWLDFEKETNGGAFYSNGMGARTYGSIWPDRKPQPELWQMKKSAQPLSFRLLSTEKGVLEVWNRSDFTNASHWESTWTLTEDDKVLQQGVLELNVEPGNRSKVMVNYKKPEIIRGKEYRLNISSSLKEDEIWAKKGHEISWDQFELTGWNDPLPPRVPTNLAATLSNREGNHIITGEGFSYTFDENSGELKSMLVDGDELLKAPIKLNIWRAPVNNQNDRWAGYSFRQPNWKPEYGRTMATDLYSNGVDELQFIPLEVRAEEAEGVVCIYVREVALSRQDQNAASLDYLIEGGAAGAIGGFESIYEYTVYGDGTIEINHNVMPQGQMPQLLPRIGICLMLDNEYDQVEWYGRGPQENYPDRKSGYRLGIYNSTVDDMYEPYLVPQDYGLRMDNRYLKMTNGEGKGLEFSMDQQFNFNVHAYTTENITKALYTFQLEKADGITLNLDYKTTGVGDTSQPVLNSYRVYPQEYSRKITIKPVK, encoded by the coding sequence ATGAAAAAACTATTTATACTAATCGTATGCACGCTTTATTTAAGCAGTGGGTGGACACAGGACGGCGGCTTCATACAAAACCGGTCAAAATACATTGAGAATACCGAGGTATTTGAGCTCGGGCAGGAGGAAGGGAGAGCATTTCATATACCTGATCAAAACATATTACTTAACGGCAATTGGAAATTCTTTTATAGTGATGTTCCCGAAGGTATACCGTCCGATTTTTTCGAAATGGATTTCGATGATTCTGAATGGGACTTAATTGAGGTACCTTCTAATTGGGAAATGAAGGGTTACGGCGATCGAATGTTCCGTAATATCAGTTTGGGTTACCAATATGCGCAATCGGAAGCAGCAAGGCAAAATGCAGGAGAATTTGCGGTTGTTCCTCCGAAAGTTCCGAAGGAATACAACCCTACTGGAGCATACAGAAAGTCATTTGATTTGCCGGCTGATTGGCAAGGGCAGGAAGTATTTTTGCATTTTGAGAAAATTGCTTCAGCTTCCTTTGTATGGGTAAATGGTCAGGAGGTTGGGTATAATGAAGGTGCACAAGAGCCCTCTGAATACAATATCACATCCTATTTGAAACCCGGAAAAAATGAGATTGCTGTTTTCGTGTTGAAGTTCTCTGATGGATACTATTTGGAAGGCCAGGATTATTGGCGTTTAGCTGGTATTTTTGACGATGTATGGGTGTACGCATCACCTGAGGTTCGTCTCTTTGATTGGCAGGTAATTACCGATTTTGATGAAAGTTATACAGATTCGAAGCTATCGCTTAATATCGATATCAAAAACTATGGAGAGAGTACAAAGGATTATAAGCTGAATGCAACATTGGAGAGAAGTGGCCGGAAGATTGCCAGCTTTGGCAGCTCAAAGTTCAGTGTTAAAAAAGGTAGGCAAACGATCAATCTTTCCGAATTAATCAAACAACCGGAAAAATGGACTTCTGAAACTCCAAATCTTTATGATTTGAAGATGGAGTTGCTTGATAATGAAGGCAAAATCATCGACCAAATTCAAACTAAAGTTGGCTTTCAAAAGACGGAAATCATTGGGAATGTTTTTTACCTCAATGGCGTACCGGTAAAACTGAATGGTACGAATACGCATATGCAACACCCGGAAATGGGGCATGTTGTGGATGAAGAGACCATCCGTAAAGACATGGAGCTTCTAAAGCAATTCAACTTCAATCTGGTACGTATATCCCACTACCCACCCGTTAATAGGTATTTGGAATTGGCTGACGAATACGGATTGTTTATCGTTGATGAGGTGGGTAATGAGTGTCACGCCACACAGTATGTGTCGGATATGCCTGAGTACACCGAAATGTATAGAGATCGGACTCGGAAGGCAGTGCTTCGGGATCGAAACCATCCAAGTATTTTATTTTGGAGCGCTGGTAATGAGGCAGGTGAGGGTGAAAATATCACAGAGGTCGTAAAGGAAGGTAAGCGGCTCGATCCTACGCGTTACTGGATGTATGGCGGCAATGATATGGTTCATCCTGCCGAAGACATAATCGGTCCCCGTTATCCGTCTCCGTTACAGGAAGAAGTTAATCTGGGACTTGACACAACTGATAGCCGGCCATCGTTCATGGACGAGTATCTATCCGTGACCGGTAATGGAGGAGGAGCGCTTGATGAGTACTGGCGCGTTATTTATAGGCACCCAAGAATTATGGGTGGTGCTATATGGGATTTTGTGAGCAACGGTTTAACCGACTCGGTTCGTATTTTGTCGGATAAATCTCCTTTTGAAACACCAACCTACGCAATGGGCAATTCAAAATTGGTAAATGGAGTTAACGGAAAGTGCCTAGATCTTAACGGACATGATGAGTGGGTTGAAGTTTATAGAAGTAATAACCTTGAAATATCGGGAGATCAGTTGTCAATCATGATGGATGTATTTCCCCGCTACCTGAATAGTAGCGCTGGCTCCTTTTTGACCAAAGGAAGTAACCAGTTCGGGGTGATACAAAACGGGAAAGATTCACTGGATTTCTACATTTTCACCAAGGAAAAACAAACTTTAAGTGTACCTCTGCCTGAAATTTGGGAGAACCATTGGCATAACATTTTAGCGACTTATGATGGTGCTCAGATGAAACTTTTTATCGATGGTGTTGAAGTTGGATCGGCGAAAGTGAGTGGGAAAATCAAAAATTTGCCGTTTCCTGTGAATATTGGTCGAAACGCTGAAATTCACACGCAGGATACGAAAGACTATGTCTGCGATTCGAAGATTGACAATGTCAGGTTGTTTGCAAAAGCCATATCACCTTCCAGCAACCTCAATCCTTCGGATGCCGTTTTATGGTTGGATTTTGAAAAAGAAACTAATGGAGGTGCTTTTTATAGTAATGGAATGGGGGCCAGAACTTACGGTAGTATTTGGCCAGACCGTAAACCTCAGCCAGAGTTATGGCAAATGAAAAAGTCAGCACAGCCACTCTCTTTTAGGCTATTGAGTACTGAAAAAGGTGTACTGGAAGTTTGGAACCGGAGCGATTTTACAAATGCTTCCCACTGGGAATCGACCTGGACACTGACAGAAGATGATAAGGTGCTTCAGCAAGGTGTTTTGGAATTGAATGTCGAGCCGGGAAATCGTTCTAAAGTGATGGTCAACTATAAAAAGCCTGAGATTATTCGTGGTAAAGAGTATCGGCTCAATATCAGTTCCTCATTAAAGGAGGATGAAATATGGGCAAAAAAAGGCCATGAAATTTCATGGGACCAGTTTGAGTTAACTGGCTGGAACGATCCCTTACCCCCCAGGGTTCCGACCAATCTGGCGGCAACATTATCAAACAGAGAGGGGAACCATATCATTACAGGAGAAGGATTTTCATACACTTTCGACGAAAATTCAGGCGAACTTAAATCCATGTTGGTCGATGGAGATGAACTGCTAAAGGCGCCAATCAAACTAAATATTTGGCGAGCGCCGGTTAACAACCAAAATGACAGGTGGGCAGGCTACAGCTTCAGACAGCCTAACTGGAAACCGGAGTATGGACGAACTATGGCTACGGATTTGTATTCCAATGGAGTGGATGAGCTCCAGTTTATTCCGCTTGAGGTAAGAGCGGAGGAGGCAGAAGGAGTCGTGTGCATTTATGTCCGGGAAGTGGCTCTCTCAAGACAAGACCAGAATGCGGCATCCCTCGATTACCTAATTGAAGGAGGAGCTGCCGGTGCAATAGGCGGATTTGAAAGTATCTATGAATACACGGTATATGGAGATGGGACTATCGAGATTAATCACAATGTAATGCCGCAAGGTCAAATGCCCCAATTGCTACCTCGAATCGGAATATGTCTGATGTTGGATAATGAGTATGACCAGGTAGAATGGTATGGAAGGGGACCTCAGGAAAATTATCCCGATCGCAAAAGTGGTTACAGACTTGGGATTTATAATTCGACAGTAGATGACATGTACGAGCCTTATCTAGTTCCTCAGGATTACGGTCTGAGAATGGACAACCGCTATTTGAAAATGACAAATGGAGAGGGTAAAGGCCTTGAGTTTTCGATGGATCAGCAATTCAATTTCAATGTTCATGCATACACGACGGAAAACATAACCAAAGCACTCTATACATTTCAACTGGAGAAGGCCGATGGAATCACGCTTAATTTGGATTATAAAACTACCGGTGTTGGCGATACCTCCCAGCCGGTGTTGAATTCATACCGGGTGTATCCGCAAGAGTATTCGAGAAAAATTACGATAAAACCAGTTAAATAG
- a CDS encoding RagB/SusD family nutrient uptake outer membrane protein, with protein MKLINKLNKFKNIYILLLSFLLISSCDSLLDEKPIDVIDAQFLYTTEAGLESGVTGLYNLMRELYYPAGTDAPIQASAFFRIATDLGVARIASSWAYDPNQYNPAAIGPTGKWDQLYLIIERCNALIANAPNIDMDETKKDVLVAQVRAMRGEVYMELYTIYHNIVLKTEPNEDVEYAAAEPADIWALVNSDLDFAISKLDWVVEQGRYGQGVARQLRGNAAMWQEDWQEAADQYDAIVENGTYHLVGVDEVFSGDRNNAESLYTYQFSQELASGNESAGGGATAYASFFNNRYYEAGSGEMVQAVEYGGNAFGWAFPNDYLQSLYDQTNDQRYVTYYYDQSAYVVNNPDSPNFGQPFVSTEDNYRRYHWSLKKFHDENKPATSTDSYQNYIHYRFAETLLFGAEAHWRLGGDTDATALEYINMVRRRAFNNDSSFDYTSISLDSYLEEHAREMAFEHSRWFVLKRLGLLAERVSLYFKVGSNSTNVAGRTMQPYMVNYPIPQSEIELMGTFPQNSGY; from the coding sequence ATGAAATTAATTAATAAATTAAATAAATTCAAGAATATCTATATTCTGTTATTGTCGTTCTTGTTAATAAGCTCATGTGATAGTTTATTAGATGAAAAGCCTATTGACGTTATTGATGCACAGTTTTTATACACCACAGAGGCTGGTTTAGAGTCAGGTGTAACTGGACTTTATAATTTGATGCGAGAGTTGTATTATCCTGCAGGAACAGATGCACCTATACAAGCAAGTGCGTTTTTCAGAATCGCCACTGACTTAGGCGTTGCTCGAATTGCGTCAAGTTGGGCTTATGATCCGAATCAATATAACCCTGCGGCAATCGGACCTACAGGCAAATGGGATCAATTGTATTTAATAATTGAACGATGCAACGCTCTCATTGCAAATGCTCCAAATATTGATATGGACGAAACGAAAAAAGATGTACTTGTAGCTCAGGTGAGAGCAATGCGGGGTGAAGTATACATGGAACTATATACTATTTATCACAACATTGTACTTAAGACGGAACCAAATGAAGACGTGGAATATGCGGCGGCAGAACCTGCCGACATTTGGGCTTTGGTAAACAGTGACCTTGATTTTGCAATATCAAAACTTGATTGGGTAGTCGAACAAGGACGTTACGGACAAGGTGTTGCAAGACAGCTAAGAGGTAACGCTGCGATGTGGCAGGAAGATTGGCAGGAAGCTGCAGATCAGTATGATGCTATCGTTGAAAATGGAACATATCATCTAGTAGGGGTGGATGAGGTATTTTCTGGCGACAGAAATAATGCAGAATCATTATATACTTATCAATTCAGCCAAGAGTTGGCAAGTGGAAACGAATCAGCAGGTGGTGGAGCAACTGCTTACGCAAGCTTTTTCAACAATCGTTATTACGAAGCTGGAAGTGGCGAAATGGTTCAAGCAGTTGAATACGGTGGAAACGCATTTGGATGGGCATTTCCTAACGATTATTTGCAGTCCTTGTATGATCAGACAAACGACCAGCGATATGTTACTTATTACTATGATCAAAGTGCATATGTTGTGAATAATCCAGATAGTCCGAATTTTGGGCAACCATTTGTTTCAACTGAAGACAACTACAGACGGTACCATTGGAGTCTTAAAAAGTTTCACGACGAAAACAAACCGGCAACATCTACAGATAGTTACCAAAATTATATCCATTATCGCTTTGCGGAGACACTACTCTTCGGAGCAGAAGCACATTGGCGATTGGGCGGAGACACAGATGCTACGGCCTTGGAATACATTAATATGGTTAGACGTAGAGCATTTAATAATGACTCGTCCTTCGACTATACATCCATAAGTTTAGATTCTTACCTCGAGGAGCATGCAAGAGAGATGGCCTTTGAGCATTCTCGCTGGTTTGTGCTGAAGAGGCTAGGTTTATTAGCTGAACGAGTGAGCTTATATTTTAAGGTCGGCTCAAATTCCACGAATGTAGCAGGGAGAACTATGCAGCCCTATATGGTTAATTACCCTATTCCTCAATCAGAAATAGAGTTAATGGGGACATTCCCTCAGAATTCAGGTTATTAA
- a CDS encoding SusC/RagA family TonB-linked outer membrane protein, translating to MKKTIYLTSEVGNACIARKILLVMKLTAFFLLVTIIQVMGLESYSQETKLTLNYKSTSLKQVLEKIENETNFYFLYSSEVIDVDRKVDVDVDNENITEVLDVILKNNGIHYEIKGRQILLSGEGSQNEFWENSQQTVTVSGKVTDSTGAPLPGVTILVKGTTQGVITDFDGNYSLSNVAANATLIFSFVGMESKEIPVNGLNSINVTLDQSTIGLEEVVAVGYGVQKKSDVISSVTSVKADELVKTTSSDVGEMLRGKAAGVLISTADASPGSSSTIQIRGKRSINGGNDPLVIVDGVQVSSLNDVNPNDIASMEVLKDAAAQAIYGARASNGVILITTARGKEGKIQINFSGYSGVQNLQKHFETYNGDEFIAYKREAFRASNGGVFLPDDQVFSASELETIASRDYINWEDKIINSNANITNADISVAAGTEKTKIYSSFNFFRQEGLIKGSDFKRGQIRLNLDQTISDWLKLGVNTSYQISNKDNPGVAYTDDAGSMLLRSITTSPLGQVYNEDGSLKIHPSDVQDSFNPLLDLNEITNTIDDKRDIINVFLDVKPFKGFSYRFNASRTTVNRKSIIYNSSKSLLGIQAGGQGLGSITYDENKSWQLENIVNYDFDFDNEDHKLNLTFVQSVLNTKTYYLTNEAKNFPNDNLGIYAISAAGTNQTSIGGLDRNLVSFVGRAQYNFAGKYYLSASMRADGSSVFGANNKWGYFPAVGGGWNVHHEDFMANSGINVLKLRASYGSVGNEGIEPYQSLSTLVPRDYIINGVKTGGLLPGASLPNPDLKWETSTTLNLALDYGFLDNRLSGTVEFYNTRTKDLLVDRALEAVTGYSVSKTNVGEIENKGIEASLNADIIKKEDFTLSAGVVINSNRNKIISLYGEDKDGDGKEDDDVANRWFIGKPIDAYYDYKMVGIFSSQEQIDNSNTPNAELGDIQVWDRDPNDGELNADDRVITSQTPDWYGTFNLSMEYKNIDFSMSLYTVQGVTKFNPFLVDYQTGGNPRGILSGVKVNYWTPENPTGDRPRPLEARGRRFMDLGNVTAGLEDASFFRLQNVTLGYSLSKKIIDKWSLSKFRVYVTGHNLITVTDFQSFSPENNAYSYPESISVTAGIQVGF from the coding sequence ATGAAAAAAACGATTTATCTCACCAGTGAGGTGGGAAATGCGTGTATTGCGCGAAAAATTTTATTGGTAATGAAACTAACAGCCTTCTTCTTATTGGTTACGATAATTCAAGTTATGGGACTTGAATCGTACTCCCAGGAAACAAAGTTGACTTTGAATTACAAAAGCACTTCTTTGAAACAGGTTTTAGAGAAAATAGAGAACGAAACTAATTTCTATTTCCTATATAGTTCTGAAGTTATTGATGTTGACCGTAAAGTTGATGTTGATGTCGATAATGAGAACATTACTGAAGTTCTCGATGTAATCCTGAAGAACAATGGGATTCACTACGAGATTAAAGGTCGGCAAATTCTTCTTTCAGGAGAAGGTAGCCAGAATGAATTTTGGGAAAATTCCCAACAAACTGTTACCGTTAGTGGGAAAGTGACTGATTCCACGGGGGCTCCATTACCCGGAGTTACGATTTTGGTGAAAGGAACAACCCAAGGTGTGATCACTGACTTCGACGGAAATTATTCATTGAGTAATGTGGCTGCTAACGCAACATTGATTTTTTCTTTTGTGGGAATGGAATCCAAAGAAATCCCAGTAAATGGACTAAATTCAATCAATGTAACTTTAGATCAAAGTACGATTGGTCTGGAAGAAGTTGTTGCCGTTGGCTACGGTGTGCAGAAAAAAAGCGATGTTATCAGTTCTGTTACTTCGGTAAAGGCAGACGAACTGGTGAAAACAACCTCATCGGATGTAGGAGAAATGCTTAGAGGTAAAGCTGCCGGTGTTCTCATTTCTACTGCCGATGCGAGTCCCGGAAGTTCCTCAACGATTCAGATAAGGGGAAAAAGATCGATAAACGGTGGTAATGACCCATTGGTAATTGTAGATGGCGTTCAAGTTTCCAGCCTAAATGACGTCAACCCCAATGATATAGCTTCCATGGAAGTACTCAAAGATGCAGCTGCGCAGGCAATATATGGGGCGCGTGCATCAAATGGTGTCATATTAATAACCACTGCAAGAGGGAAAGAAGGGAAAATTCAGATTAATTTTTCAGGTTATTCCGGAGTGCAGAACCTTCAAAAGCATTTTGAAACCTATAACGGTGATGAATTTATCGCGTACAAGCGTGAAGCTTTTAGAGCATCTAACGGAGGGGTATTTTTACCCGATGATCAAGTCTTTTCGGCTTCAGAACTTGAGACCATAGCCTCGCGTGACTACATAAATTGGGAGGACAAGATTATTAACAGCAATGCTAATATCACGAATGCAGATATTAGTGTTGCTGCAGGTACAGAAAAGACGAAGATTTACAGTAGTTTTAATTTCTTTAGACAAGAAGGACTTATTAAAGGGTCAGACTTTAAGAGAGGTCAGATTCGTTTAAATCTAGACCAAACAATTAGTGATTGGCTAAAATTGGGTGTAAATACATCCTACCAAATTTCGAATAAGGATAATCCAGGGGTTGCTTATACCGATGATGCAGGGTCAATGTTGTTAAGGTCTATAACTACTTCTCCTTTAGGGCAAGTGTATAATGAGGACGGTAGTCTAAAAATACATCCAAGTGATGTTCAGGATAGTTTCAACCCCTTATTGGATTTAAATGAAATAACCAATACAATTGATGATAAGAGAGACATCATAAACGTGTTTTTAGATGTTAAACCGTTCAAAGGATTCAGCTATAGATTTAATGCCAGCAGAACGACTGTAAACAGAAAAAGCATCATTTACAACTCTTCTAAATCATTGTTAGGTATTCAGGCCGGAGGTCAAGGGTTGGGCTCAATCACTTATGATGAGAATAAATCATGGCAATTGGAGAATATCGTTAACTATGATTTTGATTTTGATAATGAGGATCATAAATTAAATCTAACATTTGTACAAAGTGTTTTAAATACAAAGACCTATTATTTAACCAATGAAGCAAAGAATTTTCCTAATGATAATTTAGGGATTTACGCGATATCAGCGGCAGGTACAAATCAAACTTCGATTGGGGGATTAGATAGAAATCTGGTTTCCTTTGTAGGTCGGGCTCAATATAACTTTGCAGGTAAGTACTATTTGTCAGCTTCAATGCGTGCAGATGGCTCCAGTGTGTTTGGTGCTAATAACAAATGGGGATATTTTCCGGCAGTAGGAGGTGGATGGAATGTTCATCATGAAGATTTCATGGCTAACAGTGGTATCAATGTGTTAAAACTAAGGGCTAGTTACGGTAGTGTTGGTAATGAGGGGATAGAGCCCTATCAAAGCCTCAGTACTTTAGTGCCCAGGGATTATATTATTAATGGAGTTAAGACAGGAGGTCTTTTGCCCGGCGCCAGCCTTCCTAACCCTGATCTTAAATGGGAGACATCTACGACGCTAAACTTAGCGCTTGATTATGGTTTTCTTGATAACAGGTTAAGTGGGACGGTTGAATTTTATAATACCAGAACTAAAGATTTACTTGTAGATCGTGCACTCGAGGCAGTAACAGGTTACTCTGTTAGCAAAACCAATGTTGGTGAGATCGAAAATAAAGGTATTGAGGCTTCGCTAAATGCTGATATCATTAAAAAGGAAGATTTCACCTTAAGCGCAGGCGTTGTTATTAATAGTAACCGAAACAAAATAATCAGTTTGTATGGCGAGGACAAAGATGGTGACGGAAAAGAAGATGATGATGTTGCCAACCGTTGGTTTATTGGAAAGCCAATTGATGCTTATTATGACTATAAAATGGTTGGTATTTTTAGTTCTCAAGAACAAATAGACAATTCGAACACACCTAATGCCGAATTGGGAGATATTCAAGTTTGGGACAGAGATCCTAATGATGGTGAACTGAATGCTGACGACCGGGTTATTACAAGCCAAACTCCAGACTGGTACGGTACGTTCAATTTGAGTATGGAATACAAGAATATTGATTTCTCAATGAGTCTGTATACAGTTCAAGGTGTTACCAAGTTTAATCCGTTTTTAGTCGACTATCAGACTGGTGGTAATCCGAGAGGTATCTTGTCGGGGGTTAAAGTAAATTATTGGACACCGGAAAATCCAACAGGAGATCGCCCTAGACCATTGGAAGCCAGAGGTAGACGATTTATGGATTTGGGTAACGTAACAGCCGGTTTGGAGGACGCTTCGTTTTTTAGACTGCAAAACGTAACACTAGGTTATTCATTATCAAAGAAAATTATTGATAAATGGAGCTTGAGTAAATTTAGAGTCTACGTCACAGGGCACAATTTAATTACGGTGACAGATTTTCAGTCTTTTAGTCCCGAAAACAATGCCTATTCATATCCTGAGTCGATTTCAGTAACTGCAGGTATTCAAGTTGGATTTTAG
- a CDS encoding FecR family protein, giving the protein MTKDLLNKFRLNKCNATEVDEFYAEITQGNTDVNLFRSVWDEIGVELNPDLQLAQSRLDKVHHTINLNQSKRLAERKHTLSGKTRQLVRLVSKVAAVLVLPVLTLYVYIQFFESDRFDYLSDSSKYEVVAPPNSRTQFELSDGTVVWLNQGSKLTYPHHFVGSTRSVQLDGEAYFEVATNKEIPFVVQAGNLAVKAVGTSFNVKSFREDLKFETSLESGKVIILNGSKDDAKEVCEMIPGEHFVFDENTNKYSLHAEDLTAYVSWKEGKLVFRENPLDEVVERLSRWYNVKIQLEDPGLEYLTFTATFVDEPLEQVLEMMESIAPISYTIIARSKKTDGTFTEKKVLIHKKGGNQIN; this is encoded by the coding sequence ATGACAAAAGACCTTTTAAATAAATTCCGATTAAATAAATGTAACGCGACGGAAGTTGATGAATTCTATGCTGAAATAACTCAGGGGAACACCGATGTCAATTTGTTTCGCAGCGTTTGGGATGAAATTGGCGTTGAATTGAATCCAGATCTCCAGTTAGCACAGTCTCGGCTAGATAAAGTTCACCACACCATAAATCTAAATCAATCAAAGAGACTAGCAGAAAGAAAGCACACTCTATCCGGAAAGACACGGCAATTAGTGCGGCTGGTTTCAAAAGTAGCAGCAGTCCTGGTGCTCCCAGTGTTAACTTTGTATGTTTACATTCAGTTTTTTGAGTCAGATCGCTTTGATTATTTAAGCGACTCTTCGAAATATGAAGTTGTTGCTCCCCCCAATTCGAGGACACAGTTTGAATTATCTGACGGAACTGTCGTGTGGTTGAACCAGGGGAGCAAACTGACTTATCCTCATCATTTTGTTGGAAGTACGAGATCTGTTCAATTAGATGGAGAAGCTTATTTCGAAGTTGCGACAAATAAAGAAATTCCTTTTGTCGTACAGGCCGGAAATTTAGCGGTTAAGGCTGTTGGAACTTCCTTTAATGTAAAGTCATTTAGAGAGGATCTTAAGTTTGAAACTTCGCTGGAGTCAGGGAAAGTGATCATTTTAAATGGCTCCAAAGATGACGCAAAAGAGGTCTGTGAAATGATTCCAGGTGAACATTTTGTCTTTGATGAGAATACGAATAAGTATTCACTTCATGCGGAAGATCTTACTGCTTATGTATCTTGGAAAGAGGGTAAATTAGTGTTCAGAGAAAATCCGTTGGATGAGGTAGTTGAGCGCTTATCCCGTTGGTATAATGTCAAAATACAGTTAGAAGATCCTGGATTGGAATATCTGACTTTTACTGCAACTTTTGTTGACGAACCATTAGAACAGGTTCTGGAGATGATGGAAAGCATCGCTCCAATTTCTTATACGATAATTGCCCGAAGTAAAAAAACCGACGGGACATTCACCGAAAAGAAAGTTTTAATTCATAAAAAAGGAGGTAATCAAATAAACTAA
- a CDS encoding RNA polymerase sigma factor — MADKTLKDNMHRVDESLVRRFTLGDMQAFDEIYSMFNYKLQKFIFSLVKNPTDTEDLVHEVFVKVWENKEKLKAHSAFNSYLFTIGYNTTISFLRRRVHDTRYVEYVKSVQVETDEVDLVEQLDTEEMREALNVLVEKMPERQREVFKMKHFENCSYKEIAEALNISVNTVENHIVKAHRFLKEHMGKSYLAMLFFIHLFL; from the coding sequence ATGGCAGATAAAACACTGAAAGATAATATGCATCGCGTTGACGAATCTTTAGTCAGAAGATTTACTCTCGGAGATATGCAGGCATTTGATGAAATCTATTCAATGTTTAATTACAAGTTGCAGAAATTTATTTTTTCTCTTGTCAAGAATCCTACAGATACAGAAGATCTTGTCCATGAGGTTTTTGTGAAGGTCTGGGAAAACAAAGAAAAGTTAAAAGCGCATTCTGCATTCAACTCCTATTTATTTACGATTGGCTATAATACGACGATCAGCTTTTTAAGAAGAAGGGTGCACGATACACGCTATGTCGAATACGTAAAGTCAGTACAAGTTGAGACAGATGAGGTTGATCTGGTGGAGCAATTGGATACCGAAGAAATGAGGGAAGCACTGAACGTTCTAGTGGAAAAAATGCCGGAGCGTCAACGTGAGGTATTTAAAATGAAACATTTTGAGAATTGTTCCTACAAAGAGATTGCTGAAGCCCTCAATATATCTGTAAATACAGTCGAAAATCACATCGTGAAAGCCCATCGCTTTTTGAAAGAGCATATGGGCAAGTCATATTTGGCGATGCTATTCTTTATTCATCTTTTTTTATAA